Proteins from a genomic interval of Trifolium pratense cultivar HEN17-A07 linkage group LG6, ARS_RC_1.1, whole genome shotgun sequence:
- the LOC123888622 gene encoding peroxisomal membrane protein 11C, giving the protein MSTLDATRAELGLLVLYLNKAEARDKICRAIQYGSKFLSNGQPGKAQNVDKTTSLARKVFRLFKFVNDLHALISPTPQGTPLPIILLGKSKNALLSTFLFLDQFVWLGRTGIVENKERTELLGRISLYCWLGSSICTSLVEIGELGRLSGSMKKIEKEIKNNNKYDNEQYQAKLKKSNERTLALIKASIDTVVAVGLLQLAPEKVTPRVTGAFGFVSSLISCYQLLPPASAKSKTS; this is encoded by the exons ATGAGTACATTGGATGCAACTAGGGCAGAACTTGGCCTTCTTGTTTTGTATTTGAACAAGGCTGAGGCAAGGGACAAGATATGCAGAGCAATACAATATGGTTCCAAATTCTTGAGTAATGGGCAACCTGGTAAAGCGCAGAATGTAGACAAAACAACCAGCTTAGCACGAAAAGTTTTTCGTCTATTTAAG TTTGTCAATGACCTGCATGCTCTGATTAGTCCAACACCTCAGGGTACTCCCCTTCCCATAATTCTGTTGGGAAAG TCCAAGAATGCATTACTGTCCACTTTCTTGTTTCTTGATCAATTTGTGTGGCTCGGTAGAACTGGTATCGTAGAG AATAAAGAACGTACCGAACTACTTGGCCGGATTTCTCTCTACTGTTGGCTGGGTTCCTCAATATGTACTTCCTTGGTCGAG ATTGGGGAGCTTGGAAGACTCTCTGGatcaatgaagaaaatagaGAAAGAAATCAAGAACAATAATAAATATGAT AATGAGCAATACCAGGCCAAGCTAAAAAAGTCAAATGAGAGGACTCTAGCTCTTATCAAAGCAAGCATTGATACAGTGGTAGCTGTTGGACTGCTTCAGTTGGCACCCGAGAAAGTCACTCCCCGTGTTACAGGGGCATTTGGATTTGTTTCATCTCTAATATCTTGCTATCAG TTGCTTCCTCCTGCCTCTGCCAAGTCAAAAACATCGTGA
- the LOC123888624 gene encoding F-box protein At4g00755-like isoform X1 produces the protein MMDHRNDFSNWLDPDTSLKIFKCLDDPADLVRVSCVSRTWRDFVVENGLSKQLCLRMFPQLSRVACVVELNQNGVKGHAEVGSSRSMESLALWKDHRVFSYFARFCLSPIAMDCIAKAICASSTDNFPQESIDQTLEERDNIAGRFSYWSSSGQSNPNVPETLTYQLASQICIIKEINIQPFQAHFQMGSPIYSAKSVRFKMGHLKASLNDLSDEMFVWTYTSPEFPMAQENRLQKFMLPEPVLCIGGILQVELLERVQRQEMDGLLYICVSHVQAQGIQLSPAFTVDILGPSGMFVLKRDHRANCQPSATSEDESGEITTDGDFQQIVDILRGHAMGIGAVDGWDEEEYEVDDFVEDDDVL, from the exons ATGATGGACCATCGCAATGATTTTTCGAACTGGCTCGATCCTGATACATCTCTCAAAATTTTCAAGTGTCTGGATGATCCAGCAGATCTAGTCCGTGTCAGCTGTGTCTCGCGAACTTGGAGAGACTTTG TGGTTGAAAATGGCCTTTCTAAGCAGTTGTGCTTGAGAATGTTTCCTCAATTATCTAGAGTTGCCTGCGTTGTTGAACTGAACCAGAATGGAGTGAAGGGACATGCAGAGGTTGGATCTAGCCGTTCTATGGAATCTCTAGCTCTATGGAAAGATCATAGAGTCTTTAGTTATTTTGCTAGATTCTGCTTATCTCCTATTGCTATGGATTGCATAGCTAAAGCAATTTGTGCTTCTAGCACTGATAATTTCCCTCAGGAGAGCATTGATCAAACTCTAGAGGAAAGAGACAATATTGCTGGTAGATTTTCCTATTGGTCAAGTAGTGGACAAAGTAATCCCAATGTGCCTGAGACATTAACGTACCAGTTGGCCTCTCAAATATGTATTATCAAAGAAATCAATATTCAGCCTTTCCAAG CTCACTTTCAGATGGGGTCACCTATATATTCAGCAAAATCTGTTAGGTTTAAAATGGGTCATCTTAAAGCCTCTTTAAATGATTTATCTGATGAAATGTTTGTATGGACCTATACATCACCGGAATTTCCCATGGCTCAG GAAAACCGGCTACAAAAGTTCATGCTTCCAGAACCTGTACTCTGTATTGGTGGTATCTTGCAGGTTGAGCTTTTGGAAAGGGTACAGAGGCAAGAAATGGATGGCTTATTGTACATTTG TGTTTCTCATGTTCAAGCTCAGGGGATCCAGTTGTCACCAGCATTCACTGTTGATATTCTTGGACCCTCAGGAATGTTTGTGTTGAAGAGAGACCATCGGGCTAACTGTCAACCCTCAGCGACTTCTGAAGATGAGTCTGGAGAAATTACAACCGATGGAGATTTCCAACAGATTGTGGATATATTGCGGGGACATGCGATGGGTATAGGAGCTGTGGATGGCTGGGATGAGGAAGAATATGaagttgatgattttgttgaagatgatgatgtcTTGTGA
- the LOC123888624 gene encoding F-box protein At4g00755-like isoform X2 — MMDHRNDFSNWLDPDTSLKIFKCLDDPADLVRVSCVSRTWRDFVVENGLSKQLCLRMFPQLSRVACVVELNQNGVKGHAEVGSSRSMESLALWKDHRVFSYFARFCLSPIAMDCIAKAICASSTDNFPQESIDQTLEERDNIAGRFSYWSSSGQSNPNVPETLTYQLASQICIIKEINIQPFQAHFQMGSPIYSAKSVRFKMGHLKASLNDLSDEMFVWTYTSPEFPMAQENRLQKFMLPEPVLCIGGILQVELLERVQRQEMDGLLYIWCVSSLCFSCSSSGDPVVTSIHC, encoded by the exons ATGATGGACCATCGCAATGATTTTTCGAACTGGCTCGATCCTGATACATCTCTCAAAATTTTCAAGTGTCTGGATGATCCAGCAGATCTAGTCCGTGTCAGCTGTGTCTCGCGAACTTGGAGAGACTTTG TGGTTGAAAATGGCCTTTCTAAGCAGTTGTGCTTGAGAATGTTTCCTCAATTATCTAGAGTTGCCTGCGTTGTTGAACTGAACCAGAATGGAGTGAAGGGACATGCAGAGGTTGGATCTAGCCGTTCTATGGAATCTCTAGCTCTATGGAAAGATCATAGAGTCTTTAGTTATTTTGCTAGATTCTGCTTATCTCCTATTGCTATGGATTGCATAGCTAAAGCAATTTGTGCTTCTAGCACTGATAATTTCCCTCAGGAGAGCATTGATCAAACTCTAGAGGAAAGAGACAATATTGCTGGTAGATTTTCCTATTGGTCAAGTAGTGGACAAAGTAATCCCAATGTGCCTGAGACATTAACGTACCAGTTGGCCTCTCAAATATGTATTATCAAAGAAATCAATATTCAGCCTTTCCAAG CTCACTTTCAGATGGGGTCACCTATATATTCAGCAAAATCTGTTAGGTTTAAAATGGGTCATCTTAAAGCCTCTTTAAATGATTTATCTGATGAAATGTTTGTATGGACCTATACATCACCGGAATTTCCCATGGCTCAG GAAAACCGGCTACAAAAGTTCATGCTTCCAGAACCTGTACTCTGTATTGGTGGTATCTTGCAGGTTGAGCTTTTGGAAAGGGTACAGAGGCAAGAAATGGATGGCTTATTGTACATTTGGTGCGTTTCTTCATTG TGTTTCTCATGTTCAAGCTCAGGGGATCCAGTTGTCACCAGCATTCACTGTTGA
- the LOC123891853 gene encoding F-box/kelch-repeat protein At3g23880-like, with the protein MYLRCICSNKYEYAIGKEEKKCITLPSTVVLPHDLIVELLSYLPVKSLVRFRSVCKSWKTVIYDPTFVKLHLKRSPTRNPLFTLTTYHVPRTLGYYYSVIPYPISRFIENRSFNLSVDPYYSLEDKECSHIVGTCNGLICLSHYSYIDDQFNKEFWLRLWNPATRTISPQFGYFRGFYVFDFKFGYDNSTGKYKVVAFRYHNQKSNVRILSFGDNVWRDIEGLPAVPVHLHFNYHEHAAIGCVYLCGSLNWLAIHNINEYNYKDITVGQFLIVSLDLGTETYNQYMLPRRVDGVLSGTPTVSVLGGCLCFSYSYKETDFVIWQMKKFGVEDSWTQFLKISFHNLQVECNFSKPRMMHYFELVPLFLSENGDTLALTSIGDSNAILYNLSDNRVEQTKFTAARITTSGCSTSNITCWYMAMDFVESLVSTF; encoded by the exons atgt ATTTGCGCTGCATTTgttcaaacaaatatgaataTGCAATTggcaaagaagaaaagaaatgtaTCACTCTGCCGTCTACGGTGGTCCTCCCTCATGATCTCATCGTCGAGTTACTTTCCTATCTTCCGGTAAAATCTCTTGTCCGATTCAGGTCTGTTTGCAAGTCTTGGAAAACTGTAATTTACGATCCCACTTTTGTGAAATTGCACCTCAAGAGATCACCAACAAGAAATCCACTCTTTACACTAACAACGTACCATGTACCACGTACTCTTGGATATTATTACAGTGTCATTCCATACCCCATATCTCGCTTCATTGAGAACCGGTCATTCAACCTTTCCGTCGATCCTTACTATTCTTTGGAAGACAAAGAATGTTCACATATAGTTGGTACCTGCAATGGATTGATCTGTTTGTCTCATTATTCTTACATTGATGATCAGTTTAATAAAGAGTTCTGGCTCCGTTTGTGGAACCCGGCCACTAGGACAATATCTCCACAATTTGGGTATTTTCGTGGTTTTTATGTTTTCGACTTTAAGTTTGGTTATGACAATTCAACCGGAAAATATAAGGTGGTGGCATTCCGTTACCATAATCAGAAAAGCAATGTGAGAATTCTCAGTTTCGGTGATAATGTTTGGAGAGATATTGAAGGTTTACCTGCTGTTCCTGTTCATCTTCATTTTAATTATCATGAACATGCTGCTATTGGTTGTGTATATTTGTGTGGTAGCCTTAACTGGTTGGCTATTCACAATATCAATGAGTATAACTATAAGGATATTACAGTTGGGCAATTTCTTATTGTTTCACTTGATTTAGGGACAGAGACATATAATCAGTATATGCTACCTCGTCGTGTTGATGGAGTTCTGTCAGGAACGCCAACCGTTAGTGTGTTAGGGGGCTGcctttgtttttcttattcttacaaAGAAACTGATTTTGTTATATGGCAAATGAAGAAATTTGGGGTTGAAGATTCTTGGACTCAATTTCTTAAAATTAGTTTTCATAATCTTCAAGTAGAGTGCAACTTTAGTAAGCCTAGGATGATGCATTATTTTGAATTGGTGCCGTTGTTTCTTTCTGAGAATGGTGATACACTGGCGCTTACGAGCATTGGAGATTCCAATGCAATTCTCTATAATTTGAGTGATAACAGAGTAGAGCAAACAAAATTTACTGCAGCTAGAATTACTACTAGTGGTTGTAGTACTAGTAATATAACTTGCTGGTACATGGCCATGGATTTTGTTGAAAGCTTAGTTTCAACTTTTTGA
- the LOC123891223 gene encoding probable methyltransferase PMT15 yields MANSSSFLSILFQNCTSKKPNKPFPRLYFLTFTIFLCTFFYFLGLWQNSTTTITSAAKNQYSTATTTIIRPNCPQTNFTSTSTPSTALDFSAHHHVDIPEQTTARVNHAPVCDVSLSEYTPCEDVQRSLKFPRENLVYRERHCPEKNEILRCRIPAPFGYRVPPRWPESRDWAWYANVPHKELTIEKKNQNWVHFEGDRFRFPGGGTMFPRGAGAYIDDIGKLINLKDGSIRTALDTGCGVASWGAYLLPRNIIAVSFAPRDTHEAQVQFALERGVPALIGVIASIRLPYPSRSFDMAHCSRCLIPWGQNEGIYLAEVDRVLRPGGYWILSGPPINWETHWKGWERTRESLNEEQNSIERVAKSLCWKKFVQKGDIAIWQKPTNHIHCKITRKVFKNRPFCRAEDPDSAWYTKMDTCLTPLPEVTDIKDISGGRLSNWPERLTSIPPRISSGSLKGITAEMFNENTELWKKRVAYYKTIDYQLAEPGRFRNLLDMNAYLGGFAAAMIDDPVWVMNVVPVEAEINTLGVVFERGLIGTYQNWCEAMSTYPRTYDFIHADSVFSLYENRCNIEDILLEMDRILRPQGSVILRDDVDVLLKVKRVVDAMQWDARIADHEKGPHQREKILIAVKKYWTAAAPEQNQQRKL; encoded by the exons ATGGCCAATTCTTCATCATttttatcaattctttttcagaATTGCACCTCCAAGAAACCCAATAAACCATTCCCAAGACTCTACTTTCTCACCTTCACCATCTTCCTCTGCACTTTCTTTTACTTTCTTGGTCTCTGGCAAAactccaccaccaccatcacctcCGCCGCCAAAAATCAATACTccaccgccaccaccaccatcatccGTCCTAATTGCCCACAAACCAATTTCACCTCAACATCCACCCCTTCCACCGCTCTCGATTTCTCAGCACACCACCACGTCGACATACCGGAACAAACCACAGCGCGTGTAAATCACGCTCCGGTATGCGATGTTTCACTCTCGGAGTACACTCCCTGTGAGGATGTGCAGAGGTCGCTGAAATTCCCACGGGAGAATTTAGTCTATCGTGAGAGACACTGTCCGGAAAAAAACGAGATTCTCCGGTGTCGTATTCCGGCGCCGTTTGGTTACCGTGTTCCGCCACGGTGGCCGGAGAGCCGTGATTGGGCTTGGTATGCTAATGTGCCACATAAAGAATTGACTATTGAGAAAAAAAACCAGAATTGGGTTCATTTCGAAGGTGACCGGTTCAGATTTCCTGGTGGTGGGACCATGTTTCCACGTGGCGCTGGTGCGTACATTGATGATATCGGAAAACTCATCAACCTTAAAGATGGATCCATTCGAACCGCTTTAGATACCGGTTGTGGG GTTGCAAGTTGGGGAGCTTATCTTTTGCCACGTAACATAATAGCAGTGTCATTTGCACCAAGAGATACACATGAAGCTCAagttcaatttgctcttgaacgAGGAGTTCCAGCTTTGATTGGTGTTATTGCCTCAATTAGGCTTCCTTACCCTTCAAGATCCTTTGACATGGCTCATTGTTCACGTTGCCTCATTCCTTGGGGTCAAAATG AGGGAATTTATTTGGCTGAAGTTGATAGAGTGCTACGTCCTGGAGGGTATTGGATTCTATCAGGGCCACCAATAAACTGGGAGACCCATTGGAAAGGATGGGAGAGAACTAGGGAGAGTCTAAATGAAGAACAGAATTCAATTGAGAGAGTGGCTAAGAGTCTATGTTGGAAAAAATTTGTACAGAAGGGTGACATTGCAATATGGCAAAAACCTACTAATCATATACATTGCAAAATTACAAGAAAGGTCTTCAAGAATAGACCTTTTTGTAGAGCAGAGGATCCTGACTCAGCATG GTACACCAAAATGGATACATGCTTGACACCACTACCTGAGGTAACTGACATAAAAGATATTAGTGGTGGAAGATTATCTAATTGGCCTGAGAGACTAACGTCAATTCCACCAAGGATTAGCAGTGGAAGTTTGAAAGGAATCACAGCTGAGATGTTCAATGAAAATACTGAATTATGGAAGAAGAGAGTTGCATATTACAAGACAATTGATTATCAGCTAGCAGAGCCCGGGAGATTCCGTAATTTGCTTGATATGAATGCTTACTTGGGAGGCTTTGCAGCTGCAATGATAGATGATCCTGTTTGGGTCATGAATGTTGTTCCGGTCGAGGCTGAGATTAACACACTTGGTGTCGTTTTTGAACGCGGATTGATTGGAACATATCAGAACTG GTGTGAAGCCATGTCCACTTACCCTCGAACTTATGACTTCATACATGCCGATTCTGTTTTTAGCCTATACGAAAACAG ATGTAATATAGAGGACATTCTTCTTGAGATGGATAGGATTTTGAGGCCACAAGGGAGTGTGATATTGCGCGACGATGTGGATGTGTTGTTAAAGGTAAAGAGAGTTGTAGATGCAATGCAATGGGATGCTAGAATTGCAGACCATGAAAAAGGACCACACCAAAGAGAAAAAATACTAATAGCAGTGAAGAAATATTGGACAGCAGCAGCACCTGAACAAAATCAACAGAGAAAGCTAtaa
- the LOC123893159 gene encoding COP9 signalosome complex subunit 1-like — MDTDEDTSALNVDEIYANGADDDNSTHRQIISADQLDIEAYINLYSGRTRISRLLFIASNCGDNLTMQLEALRMAFDEIKKGEDTILMREVVKKINGRLGSNYTLDEAWCDAIVKKADLKKEKLDAELTSYRTNLIKESIRMGYSDFGDFYYAHGQLGDAFKNYVRTRDYCTTSKHIVYMCMSAILVSIEMGQFPHISSYVSKAEQSVESLDTIATAKLRCAAGLSNLFAKKYKLAARKFIETSPELGSHYNEVISSQDVAMYGGLCALATFDRAELKSKVIDNTVFRNFLELVPEVRELINDFYSSRYALCLEYLGNLKSNLLLDIHLHSHVEALYDQIRQKALIQYTLPFVSVDLNMMANAFKTTVAGLQKELETLITDNQIQARIDSHSKVLYARHADLRNATFQRVLETGRAFDRDLQSMFLRSSIIKHESLHRSRSRKL; from the exons ATGGACACCGATGAAGATACCTCCGCTCTCAATGTCGACGAAATCTACGCCAATGGCGCCGACGACGACAACAGCACACACCGTCAGATCATAAGCGCTGACCAACTCGACATCGAGGCATACATTAACCTCTACTCCGGTCGCACTAGGATCTCCCGACTCCTCTTCATTGCCTCTAACTGCGGCGACAACTTGACGATGCAGTTGGAGGCGCTTCGTATGGCTTTCGACGAAATCAAGAAGGGAGAGGACACGATCCTCATGAGGGAAGTTGTTAAGAAGATTAATGGCCGTTTGGGATCCAATTATACCTTAGACGAGGCTTGGTGTGATGCCATTGTGAAAAAAGCAGACCTCAAGAAGGAGAAGCTCGATGCTGAGCTTACTTCCTAtagg ACGAACTTGATTAAAGAGAGTATAAGAATGGGGTACAGTGATTTTGGAGATTTTTACTATGCTCATGGTCAATTGGGGGATGCTTTTAAGAATTACGTTCGGACCCGAGATTATTGCACTACATCGAAGCACATTGTTTATATGTGTATGAGTGCGATTTTGGTTAGCATTGAGATGGGTCAGTTTCCCCATATTAGCAGCTATGTTAGCAAGGCAGAACAGTCGGTGGAATCCCTTGACACGATAGCAACTGCAAAGCTACGTTGTGCTGCGGGGTTGTCAAATCTGTTTGCCAAAAAGTACAAGCTTGCTGCTCGAAAG TTTATTGAGACTAGCCCTGAACTAGGGAGTCACTACAATGAAGTGATTTCATCTCAAGATGTTGCAATGTATGGAGGACTTTGTGCACTTGCTACGTTTGATCGGGCAGAGTTAAAG AGCAAAGTTATAGACAATACCGTCTTCAGGAATTTCTTGGAGTTAGTGCCTGAAGTAAGGGAACTTATAAATGATTTTTACTCAAG CCGTTATGCATTGTGTCTGGAGTACTTAGGGAACCTAAAATCAAACTTGTTGCTTGACATACATTTGCATTCACATGTCGAGGCACTTTATGATCAAATCCGTCAGAAAGCCCTCATCCAGTACACACTCCCATTTGTGTCTGTTGATCTGAACATGATGGCTAATGCATTCAAGACAACTGTTGCGGGACTTCAGAAAGAACTCGAGACTTTGATTACTGATAATCAGATACAG GCACGGATTGATTCACACAGCAAGGTCTTGTATGCACGACATGCAGATCTAAGGAATGCCACCTTTCAAAGGGTTCTAGAAACTGGAAGGGCATTTGATCGAGATCTTCAGTCTATGTTCCTGAGATCCAGTATCATCAAGCACGAAAGCCTTCATAGGTCAAGAAGTAGGAAACTGTGA
- the LOC123892535 gene encoding probable pectin methyltransferase QUA3 has protein sequence MGHPNFPPWKRTNTRQWRLIDLISIAFFSLLFLFFVLFYTTLGGRRVVGPSTVDPQQRIRLVVEIEEGMPNGRTIEACPASEVDHMPCEDPRRNSQLSREMNYYRERHCPPLEETALCLIPPPNGYRVPVRWPESMHKIWHSNMPHNKIADRKGHQGWMKREGQHFLFPGGGTMFPDGAEQYIEKLGQYIPINGGVLRTALDMGCGVASFGGYLLAQNILTMSFAPRDSHKSQIQFALERGIPAFVAMLGTRRLPFPAFGFDLVHCSRCLIPFTAYNATYFIEVDRLLRPGGYLVISGPPVRWAKQEKEWSDLQAVAKALCYEQITVDGNTAIWKKPTADSCIPNGNEFGLELCDDSDDLSQAWYFKLKKCVSSMSSIKGDYAVGTIPKWPERLTAAPSRSTLLKTGVDEYEVDTKLWVGRVAHYKNSLNIKLGTPSIRNVMDMNALYGGFAAALKSDPVWVMNVVPAQKPPTLDAIFDRGLIGVYHDWCEPFSTYPRTYDLIHASSIESFIKDPASGKSRCNIVDLMVEIDRILRPEGTVVVRDTPEVIDKVARIAHAVRWKATIYDKEPDSHGREKILVLTKTFWKL, from the exons ATGGGTCACCCCAATTTCCCACCATGGAAGCGCACAAACACCCGTCAATGGCGTCTCATTGACCTCATTTCCATTGCCTTCTTCTccttactttttcttttctttgtcctTTTTTACACCACCCTTGGTGGCCGGAGGGTAGTTGGTCCATCCACCGTTGATCCACAACAGCGCATTCGCCTTGTGGTGGAGATCGAGGAGGGGATGCCAAATGGCCGGACTATTGAGGCTTGTCCTGCGAGTGAGGTTGATCATATGCCTTGTGAGGATCCAAGGCGGAATAGTCAGCTGAGTAGGGAGATGAACTACTATAGGGAGAGACATTGTCCTCCCCTCGAGGAGACTGCCCTCTGTTTGATTCCTCCGCCTAATGGGTACCGGGTTCCGGTTCGGTGGCCAGAAAGCATGCATAAG atatgGCATAGCAACATGCCACACAACAAGATTGCTGACAGGAAAGGTCACCAGGGATGGATGAAACGAGAAGGTCAACACTTTTTATTTCCCGGTGGTGGTACAATGTTTCCAGATGGAGCAGAGCAATATATTGAAAAACTTGGTCAATACATTCCCATAAATGGAGGTGTTCTGAGGACTGCACTTGACATGGGATGTGGG GTTGCTAGTTTTGGAGGATATTTACTAGCTCAAAATATTTTAACCATGTCTTTTGCTCCAAGAGATTCACATAAATCACAGATACAATTTGCTCTGGAAAGAGGAATACCAGCTTTTGTTGCTATGCTTGGAACACGAAGACTCCCATTTCCTGCATTTGGATTTGACTTAGTTCATTGTTCTCGATGTTTGATCCCGTTTACAGCGTACA ATGCAACTTATTTCATTGAAGTGGATAGATTACTTCGTCCTGGTGGATATTTAGTAATCTCCGGTCCTCCTGTTCGGTGGGCTAAACAGGAAAAAGAATGGTCAGATCTCCAGGCTGTGGCAAAAGCCTTGTGTTATGAACAGATAACTGTAGACGGTAACACTGCAATCTGGAAGAAGCCAACCGCAGATTCGTGTATTCCTAACGGAAATGAATTTGGTCTCGAGTTATGTGATGATTCTGATGACCTAAGCCAGGCTTG GtacttcaaattgaagaaatgTGTAAGCAGCATGTCGTCTATCAAGGGAGATTATGCTGTTGGAACAATTCCCAAGTGGCCAGAGAGGCTAACTGCTGCACCTTCGAGGTCCACTCTCCTGAAAACCGGTGTTGATGAATATGAGGTTGACACTAAGCTGTGGGTAGGGAGGGTAGCGCACTATAAGAATTCACTAAACATAAAGTTGGGGACTCCATCGATACGCAACGTCATGGACATGAATGCATTATATGGGGGTTTTGCAGCCGCCTTAAAATCCGATCCTGTGTGGGTAATGAACGTAGTTCCAGCTCAAAAGCCACCAACTCTTGATGCGATCTTTGACAGAGGCCTTATTGGGGTCTATCATGATTG GTGTGAACCTTTTTCAACGTACCCTCGAACTTATGATCTGATCCACGCGTCCAGCATTGAGTCATTTATAAAGGATCCAGCTTCTGGTAAAAGCAG ATGTAATATTGTTGATTTGATGGTGGAAATTGATCGAATACTGCGGCCGGAGGGAACTGTTGTGGTAAGGGACACTCCTGAAGTAATCGACAAAGTAGCTCGCATTGCTCATGCAGTGAGATGGAAGGCAACCATTTATGATAAAGAACCCGACTCACACGGCAGAGAAAAAATTCTAGTTTTGACTAAGACCTTCTGGAAGCTCTAA